One Denticeps clupeoides chromosome 12, fDenClu1.1, whole genome shotgun sequence genomic window carries:
- the LOC114800563 gene encoding LOW QUALITY PROTEIN: NEDD8-activating enzyme E1 catalytic subunit-like (The sequence of the model RefSeq protein was modified relative to this genomic sequence to represent the inferred CDS: deleted 2 bases in 2 codons), which translates to MADGDEPEKKRRRIEELALKMAVDGGAEVQGDWPGRWDHVRKFLERPGPFTHPDFEPSTSSLQFLLDSCKILVIGAGGLGCELLKDLALSGFRQIHVIDMDTIDVSNLNRQFLFRTKDVGRPKAEVAADFINSRVPGCCCVPHYKKIQDLDEAFYRQFHIIVCGLDSVVARRWVNGMLMSMLIYEDGVLDPSSIIPLIDGGTEGFKGNARVIFPGMTACIDCTLELYPPQINFPMCTIASMPRLPEHCVEYARMLLWPREKPFGEGVALDGDDPEHIQWVFQRSLERAAEFSIRGVTYRLTQGVVKRIIPAVASTNAVIAATCATEVFKIASSAYVPLNNYLVFNDVDALYTYTFEAERKENCSACSQIPQDLSFPPSARLQDVLDHLTESAALQMKSPAVTATMDGKNRTLYLQTVASIEERTRPNLSKTLKELGLSDGQELAVADVTTPQTLLFKLRFTS; encoded by the exons ATGGCGGATGGCGATGAGCC ggagaagaaaagaaggagaaTAGAGGAGCTGGCTCTGAA GATGGCTGTAGATGGAGGAGCTGAAGTCCAGGGCGACTGGCCGGGCCGCTGGGACCACGTTAGGAAGTTCTTAGAAAGACCTGGACCCTTCACACACCCTGACTTCGAGCCCAGCACAAGC TCTTTGCAGTTTTTATTGGATTCGTGCAAAATTCTTGTCATTGGAGCAGGAGGTTTAGGATGTGAACTCCTGAAAGATTTg GCCTTGTCAGGCTTTCGTCAAATACACGTCATTGACATGGACACCATTGATGTTTCCAACCTCAACAGACAGTTTCTGTTCAG AACCAAAGATGTGGGACGGCCAAAAGCCGAGGTGGCAGCAGATTTCATCAACAGCCGCGTCCCCGGGTGCTGCTGTGTCCC ACATTACAAGAAAATCCAAGACTTGGACGAGGCGTTTTATCGAC AGTTCCACATTATAGTGTGCGGCCTGGACTCTGTCGTGGCCAGGAGATGGGTGAACGGCATGCTG ATGTCCATGTTGATTTACGAGGACGGCGTCCTGGACCCCAGCTCCATCATCCCGCTTATCGATGGTGGAACTGAAGGCTTTAAGGGCAACGCTCGGGTCATCTTCCCAGGCATGACGGCCTGCATTGACTGCACCTTGGAGCTGTACCCACCACAG ATTAACTTCCCGATGTGCACAATAGCCTCCATGCCACGTTTACCTGAGCACTGTGTAGAGTACGCCCGGATGCTGCTGTGGCCCAGGGAGAAGCCTTTTGGAG AGGGAGTCGCGCTGGACGGGGACGACCCGGAACACATCCAGTGGGTGTTCCAGAGGTCC CTGGAGAGGGCGGCAGAGTTCAGCATC CGGGGGGTCACCTACAGGCTGACGCAAG GGGTCGTGAAGAGGATCATTCCTGCTGTGGCCTCTACAAACGCTGTCATCGCTG CAACCTGTGCGACGGAGGTTTTCAAGATCGCTTCAAG TGCCTACGTCCCCCTCAACAACTACCTGGTGTTTAATGACGTGGACGCCCTCTACACCTACACCTTCGAGGCGGAGCGAAAG GAAAACTGCTCGGCGTGCAGCCAGATCCCCCAGGACCTCAGCTTCCCGCCATCCGCTAGACTACAGGACGTCCTGGACCACCTGACGGAGAGCGCCGCCTT ACAGATGAAGTCTCCTGCAGTAACGGCCACGATGGACGGGAAGAACAGGACGCTGTATTTGCAG ACGGTTGCATCGATTGAAGAAAGGACGCGTCCAAATCTCAGTAAAACACTGAAAG AGCTGGGATTGTCGGATGGACAGGAGCTGGCGGTGGCGGACGTCACCACGCCGCAGACTCTGCTCTTCAAGCTGCGTTTCACCTCCTGA